The Aurantiacibacter arachoides genome window below encodes:
- a CDS encoding RidA family protein, with protein sequence MGYDAKLAELGIELPPVSAALASYVPVRVHGNTAFVSGQLPFIDGELVTGTVGDSVDMDRALAAARACGLMILAQLRAELGSLDRVQQIVKLGGFVACTPHFIEQHKVANGASDLMAEVFGDAGRHARAAVGVPSLPLGAAVEVDAIVALTDSDG encoded by the coding sequence GTGGGATACGACGCGAAACTTGCCGAACTCGGCATCGAACTGCCGCCGGTTTCCGCCGCCCTGGCAAGCTACGTGCCGGTGCGCGTGCATGGCAACACGGCCTTCGTGTCCGGGCAGCTGCCGTTCATCGACGGGGAGCTGGTAACGGGCACCGTGGGCGACAGCGTGGACATGGACCGCGCCCTTGCTGCCGCACGCGCCTGCGGGCTGATGATCCTTGCCCAGTTGCGCGCCGAACTGGGTTCGCTCGACCGGGTGCAGCAGATCGTCAAGCTGGGCGGTTTCGTGGCCTGCACACCCCATTTCATCGAACAGCACAAGGTGGCCAACGGCGCGTCGGACCTGATGGCCGAGGTCTTCGGCGATGCCGGCCGCCACGCCCGCGCCGCCGTCGGCGTTCCCAGCCTGCCGCTGGGGGCGGCGGTTGAGGTCGACGCCATTGTCGCGCTGACGGACAGCGATGGCTGA
- a CDS encoding HAD family hydrolase, whose protein sequence is MSRPLLVTDCDEVLLHMVCHFRDWLGAQHAIDFAMEGNDFATALRRRDGGEVLDKEEIWRLLGSFFDTEMDSQLPIAGALEALAEIGRHADVVVLTNLPDACHAARTAQLRKLGVDVPVFTNQGPKGAALQRIVADHGATRAVFIDDIASHHRSAAIETPAVRRLHLCGEPLLAPHIDCALAAGHAHARIDTWDEALPWVLAALNEEN, encoded by the coding sequence ATGAGCCGGCCGCTGCTGGTAACCGACTGCGACGAGGTCTTGTTGCACATGGTCTGCCATTTCCGCGATTGGCTGGGGGCGCAACACGCCATCGATTTTGCCATGGAGGGCAACGATTTTGCCACCGCCCTGCGCCGCCGCGACGGGGGCGAGGTGCTGGACAAGGAGGAGATCTGGCGGCTCTTGGGCTCGTTCTTCGATACCGAGATGGACAGCCAGCTGCCGATTGCCGGCGCCCTGGAGGCGCTGGCCGAGATCGGCCGCCATGCCGACGTGGTGGTGCTGACCAACCTGCCCGACGCATGCCACGCGGCGCGCACCGCGCAACTGCGCAAGCTGGGCGTGGATGTCCCGGTGTTCACCAACCAGGGACCCAAGGGCGCGGCCTTGCAGCGGATCGTTGCCGACCATGGCGCCACCCGCGCGGTGTTCATCGACGATATTGCCAGCCACCATCGGTCGGCCGCGATCGAGACGCCGGCGGTCCGCCGCCTGCACCTGTGTGGCGAGCCGCTGCTCGCCCCGCATATCGACTGCGCGCTGGCGGCGGGGCATGCCCATGCGCGGATAGACACCTGGGATGAGGCGCTGCCGTGGGTACTCGCCGCCCTTAACGAGGAGAACTGA
- a CDS encoding DUF3572 family protein, translating into MGYRTIRCQGKEPLNDPAALALAALGWVLEDERRASRFLDLTGLSPDGLRDSIGERSTHRAVFEFLQSHEPDLVGAAGALGVAPEVLVRAGQELGA; encoded by the coding sequence TTGGGATATCGAACAATTCGCTGCCAAGGTAAAGAACCGCTTAATGATCCGGCCGCGCTGGCGCTGGCCGCGCTCGGCTGGGTGCTGGAGGATGAGCGGCGGGCTTCGCGCTTTCTCGACCTTACCGGGCTGTCGCCCGATGGCCTGCGCGATTCGATCGGCGAGCGTTCTACTCACCGTGCGGTGTTCGAATTCCTGCAGAGCCATGAGCCCGATCTCGTCGGCGCGGCCGGGGCGCTGGGCGTGGCGCCCGAGGTGCTGGTGCGCGCCGGGCAGGAGCTTGGAGCATGA
- a CDS encoding response regulator has product MTKRILVVEDNDLNRKLFCDVLRASGFAVEPVADGNLAIAAARAFFPNLVVMDIQLADVSGLDLIAILKRDADLSSVPVLAVTAYAGKGDEQRIRESGAEGYLSKPVSIGPFMAAVRGLMDTGVESAA; this is encoded by the coding sequence ATGACGAAGAGAATCCTCGTTGTCGAGGACAACGACCTGAACCGAAAGCTTTTCTGCGACGTATTGCGGGCGAGCGGCTTTGCGGTGGAGCCTGTGGCGGACGGCAACCTCGCAATCGCGGCGGCGCGGGCGTTCTTCCCCAACCTGGTGGTGATGGACATCCAGCTGGCCGACGTCTCCGGCCTCGATCTCATCGCCATCCTCAAGCGCGATGCCGATCTCTCCAGCGTGCCGGTGCTGGCGGTGACCGCCTATGCCGGCAAGGGCGACGAGCAACGTATCCGCGAATCGGGCGCGGAGGGCTATCTGTCCAAGCCGGTCAGCATCGGCCCGTTCATGGCCGCCGTGCGCGGACTGATGGATACCGGCGTGGAGAGCGCCGCCTGA
- a CDS encoding acyl carrier protein: protein MDRTEVDTRTRSIIESFNTKGVAITDATTFAGDLEFDSLTVMDFVAAIEDEFDIIISMNQQAEIETYGNLVDAVTAMADSK from the coding sequence ATGGACCGCACCGAAGTCGACACCCGCACCCGCTCGATCATCGAGTCGTTCAACACCAAGGGCGTGGCAATCACCGATGCCACCACCTTTGCCGGCGACCTGGAATTCGACAGCCTGACCGTGATGGATTTCGTCGCCGCGATCGAGGATGAGTTCGACATCATCATCTCGATGAACCAGCAGGCCGAGATCGAGACCTACGGCAACCTCGTCGATGCAGTCACCGCGATGGCGGACAGCAAGTGA
- the spt gene encoding serine palmitoyltransferase, translating into MSEGVMQPDRPQVEGDAVPGGETDLFSKFDAVIAMREGLLASGVEDPFSLVMEKVLSPTRAICNGRETILLGTYNYMGMTFDPEVIAAGQRALADYGAGTTGSRVLNGTYQGHKEVEEALREFYAMDHAMVFSTGYQANLGIISTIAGKGDYIILDIDSHASIWDGCALGNAEVVPFKHNDIEAMEKRLKRIPEGAGKLVILEGVYSMLGDIAPLAEMVKVAKAHGAMVLVDEAHSMGFIGEHGRGVAEAAGVIDQCDFIIGTFSKSVGTVGGFCVSNHPKFEIMRLVCRPYVFTASLPPSVVATAATSIRKLMHGGEKRAHLWENSKRLHLGLSKLGFRLGTDAPQSAIVAVIMPDLERGAAMWEALLKEGLYVNLARPPATPANMTLLRCSLCAEHSAEEVETILGMFERAGRAVGIIEG; encoded by the coding sequence GTGAGCGAAGGCGTGATGCAGCCCGACCGGCCGCAGGTCGAGGGCGATGCAGTTCCTGGTGGCGAGACGGACCTGTTCAGCAAGTTCGATGCCGTCATCGCGATGCGCGAAGGCCTGTTGGCAAGCGGGGTAGAAGACCCCTTCAGCCTGGTCATGGAAAAGGTGCTCAGCCCCACGCGCGCGATCTGCAACGGGCGCGAGACGATCCTGCTCGGCACCTACAACTACATGGGCATGACCTTTGACCCCGAAGTGATCGCGGCGGGTCAGCGGGCGTTGGCCGATTACGGTGCCGGTACCACCGGCAGCCGGGTGCTGAACGGCACCTACCAGGGGCACAAGGAAGTCGAGGAGGCCTTGCGCGAATTCTACGCGATGGATCACGCGATGGTCTTTTCCACCGGCTACCAGGCCAATCTGGGGATTATTTCCACCATCGCCGGCAAGGGCGACTACATCATCCTCGACATCGACAGCCACGCCAGCATCTGGGACGGCTGCGCGCTGGGCAATGCCGAGGTGGTGCCGTTCAAGCACAACGATATCGAGGCGATGGAAAAGCGCCTGAAGCGCATACCGGAAGGCGCCGGCAAGCTGGTGATCCTGGAAGGCGTCTACTCGATGCTGGGCGACATTGCCCCGCTCGCCGAGATGGTCAAGGTGGCCAAGGCCCACGGCGCCATGGTGCTGGTGGACGAGGCGCATTCGATGGGCTTCATCGGCGAACATGGTCGCGGCGTTGCCGAGGCGGCGGGCGTGATCGACCAATGCGACTTCATCATCGGCACGTTTTCCAAGAGCGTGGGAACGGTTGGCGGTTTTTGCGTATCGAACCATCCCAAGTTCGAGATCATGCGGCTGGTCTGCCGCCCCTACGTCTTCACCGCCAGCCTGCCGCCCAGCGTGGTCGCCACCGCCGCCACCAGCATCCGCAAGCTGATGCACGGCGGGGAGAAGCGGGCGCACCTGTGGGAAAATTCCAAGCGCTTGCACCTGGGGCTGAGCAAGCTGGGCTTCCGGCTGGGCACCGACGCGCCGCAAAGCGCCATCGTTGCCGTCATCATGCCCGATCTTGAACGCGGCGCGGCCATGTGGGAGGCGCTGCTCAAGGAAGGGCTTTACGTCAATCTGGCGCGACCCCCGGCGACCCCTGCCAACATGACGCTGCTGCGCTGTTCGCTGTGCGCCGAACATTCGGCCG